In the Candidatus Electrothrix rattekaaiensis genome, one interval contains:
- a CDS encoding P1 family peptidase gives MRITIAYNLRTDDTEATAELLTEADINRIHKAISSLQHTVTVVEVSGKPNAVIERLLESEPDLIFNLAEGTIGSSREAFYPGLYEQMGIPFTGGNASLLHLNLDKHLAKTVLSSHGISVPRGVLLTGKELDLPEDLQYPLMIKPNSEGSSKGITQDSVVETRDQALERIHRLIGHYPAGLVVEEYIGGRELSVPFLESFPGKLLDIVEHTFDLGKIGGKYNIYDYDMKQGGEAAQAVKVICPAMITSEEEKTITKMAREVFDIMSCPDVGRVDIRLHTNGKPYFIELNPLPSLHPDASLMTAARSRGLEFRDALRLIIRSAARRYGLAIKSVKQTRKSDVTSEIPRPNARDIGIQIGRMSPGIHNAITDVKGVRVGHFSRREDNVQIPGSTATGNVRTGVTAIMPAGQAYANRIAAGGFILNGVGEMAGLTQVMETGWLETPILLTNSHSVGRVHDGVVNHMLKKYPQLGIKTDVVLPVVGEADDSFLNDVRVGTCSAQDAIKAIESASSGSVQQGSIGAGTGMTSFDFAGGIGTSSRIVSVHEGDAFTVGVLVLSNFGKMRNLTIDGGVIGRTLDKEFDQAGRREVSEGSIIVVVATDIPLITSQLNRVAKRAALGLGRTGSYAASTSGEIIIAFSTGNRKPRVHTARSNFMQLRCISDHAINTLYEAVIEATEEAVINAIFCSHGMNGREQRWCPPIPHQRVVELLNKGK, from the coding sequence ATGAGAATAACAATTGCATATAATCTTCGCACCGATGATACAGAAGCCACGGCTGAACTTCTGACTGAAGCGGATATTAATCGAATACACAAGGCCATCAGCAGCCTGCAACATACCGTCACCGTGGTTGAGGTTTCAGGAAAACCCAATGCGGTGATTGAGCGCCTTCTTGAAAGTGAACCCGACCTTATCTTTAATTTAGCTGAAGGAACCATCGGCAGTTCAAGGGAGGCTTTTTATCCCGGCTTGTATGAGCAAATGGGTATTCCGTTTACCGGAGGAAATGCCTCTCTTCTTCATCTCAATCTCGATAAACATCTCGCAAAAACCGTCCTGTCTTCTCATGGAATCAGTGTTCCGAGAGGCGTTTTACTGACTGGAAAAGAACTTGATCTGCCGGAAGATTTACAATATCCCCTGATGATTAAACCGAATTCAGAGGGATCAAGCAAAGGAATCACCCAGGATTCTGTTGTGGAAACAAGAGATCAGGCCCTGGAAAGAATACATCGTCTTATAGGTCATTATCCTGCCGGTCTTGTTGTTGAAGAATATATCGGAGGCCGTGAACTGAGCGTTCCTTTCCTGGAAAGTTTTCCGGGGAAATTACTGGATATTGTTGAACACACCTTTGATCTCGGTAAAATCGGAGGGAAATACAATATTTACGATTATGACATGAAGCAGGGCGGAGAAGCCGCACAAGCGGTCAAAGTTATTTGTCCGGCAATGATAACTTCAGAAGAAGAAAAAACTATCACGAAAATGGCCCGTGAGGTTTTTGATATCATGTCCTGCCCTGATGTCGGCAGGGTGGATATTCGCTTACATACAAACGGGAAACCCTATTTCATTGAACTTAATCCCCTGCCGAGTCTTCATCCTGATGCCTCCCTGATGACTGCGGCCAGATCACGCGGTCTTGAATTCCGCGATGCCTTACGTTTAATTATTCGTTCAGCTGCCCGCCGTTACGGACTTGCCATAAAATCTGTCAAGCAGACCCGAAAAAGTGACGTCACCTCTGAAATTCCTCGCCCGAATGCGCGGGATATCGGCATTCAAATCGGACGGATGTCGCCCGGAATTCATAATGCCATTACCGATGTGAAAGGTGTTCGTGTCGGTCATTTTTCACGAAGAGAAGATAATGTGCAAATTCCCGGCAGCACAGCAACAGGCAATGTACGCACCGGTGTGACAGCAATTATGCCTGCTGGTCAGGCGTATGCAAATCGGATAGCGGCTGGCGGTTTTATTTTAAACGGTGTCGGAGAAATGGCCGGGTTAACCCAGGTTATGGAGACCGGCTGGCTGGAAACGCCGATACTGTTAACAAACTCCCATTCCGTTGGACGGGTTCATGATGGTGTGGTTAACCATATGCTGAAAAAGTACCCGCAACTCGGTATCAAAACCGATGTGGTTTTACCGGTCGTGGGTGAAGCGGACGATTCTTTTTTAAATGATGTCAGAGTGGGAACATGTTCAGCCCAGGACGCCATCAAGGCTATTGAATCAGCATCATCCGGCTCGGTACAACAGGGATCAATCGGGGCCGGAACCGGTATGACCAGCTTTGATTTTGCGGGAGGAATTGGAACATCTTCTCGTATTGTTTCTGTTCATGAAGGTGATGCCTTTACGGTGGGAGTGCTTGTTCTTTCCAATTTCGGTAAAATGCGTAATCTCACAATCGACGGCGGTGTCATCGGGAGAACACTGGACAAGGAGTTTGATCAGGCCGGTCGCCGGGAAGTGTCAGAAGGATCAATCATTGTTGTGGTGGCGACAGATATCCCTCTTATAACGAGTCAGCTGAATCGGGTGGCAAAACGAGCCGCTCTCGGCCTCGGGCGTACCGGTTCCTATGCGGCATCAACCAGCGGCGAAATAATTATTGCCTTTAGTACGGGAAATCGTAAACCCCGAGTGCATACCGCCCGCAGTAATTTTATGCAGTTGCGCTGTATCTCCGATCATGCGATCAATACACTGTACGAAGCAGTTATTGAGGCAACTGAAGAGGCGGTTATCAATGCCATATTCTGTTCTCATGGAATGAACGGGCGCGAACAGCGCTGGTGTCCGCCGATTCCACATCAACGTGTTGTCGAACTCTTAAACAAAGGGAAGTGA
- a CDS encoding histone deacetylase family protein, which yields MKVIEKYNDSLHNPYWKYQLGPETYEVKDTPFRVESIKKALRSDERFEFQVAKQFPERFISRLHPYHDYIRKTGLSLHNDDEEFYPDLFPGEGANLTKKIDSPLWGGIWCTDAVTPIMRKTYEVARASAETALTGAELLREGQEKTVYALCRPSGHHAGPRVFGGYCYFNNAATAAEYLLPEGRVAVVDIDYHHGNGTQEFFNEIKSVFTASIHCDPSNEYPYFWGYADEQGTGQAVGTNHNEPLPKDTSLEQYSAAVDRIIEKIRAFNPAYLIIAAGFDTHIDDPIGGFQLLTEDYIAIGQQFKSLEIPTLVCQEGGYNVENLGNCVKNFLAGLM from the coding sequence ATGAAAGTCATTGAGAAATATAACGACAGTCTGCACAATCCATACTGGAAGTATCAGCTCGGACCGGAAACGTATGAAGTAAAGGATACGCCTTTTCGTGTTGAATCCATAAAAAAAGCCCTTCGTTCAGATGAACGATTTGAGTTCCAGGTTGCCAAACAATTCCCGGAGCGTTTCATTTCCAGGCTGCATCCGTATCACGATTATATCCGTAAAACCGGATTAAGCTTACACAATGATGACGAGGAATTTTATCCCGATCTTTTTCCCGGTGAAGGGGCAAATCTGACCAAAAAGATTGATTCACCGCTCTGGGGCGGGATATGGTGTACTGATGCGGTCACGCCGATTATGCGTAAGACCTATGAGGTTGCTCGCGCTTCCGCTGAAACCGCCTTAACCGGAGCGGAATTACTGCGTGAAGGGCAGGAGAAAACCGTGTACGCCTTGTGCCGACCTTCAGGACATCATGCAGGCCCTCGTGTTTTTGGCGGGTATTGTTATTTTAATAATGCAGCCACAGCAGCCGAGTATTTATTGCCCGAGGGAAGAGTAGCTGTTGTCGATATTGATTATCATCACGGCAATGGCACGCAGGAATTTTTCAATGAAATAAAATCGGTCTTTACCGCATCGATTCATTGCGACCCTTCCAACGAGTACCCGTATTTTTGGGGATATGCCGATGAACAAGGAACAGGTCAGGCCGTGGGGACAAATCATAATGAACCGTTGCCCAAGGATACCAGTTTAGAGCAATACAGCGCGGCAGTTGACAGGATTATAGAAAAAATACGTGCCTTCAACCCTGCGTATTTAATTATTGCTGCTGGCTTTGATACGCATATCGATGATCCTATCGGGGGTTTTCAACTTCTCACGGAAGATTATATCGCCATTGGTCAGCAGTTCAAGTCCTTGGAAATACCGACCTTGGTTTGTCAGGAAGGTGGATATAATGTTGAGAATCTCGGGAATTGTGTAAAGAATTTTCTTGCGGGGTTGATGTAA
- a CDS encoding type II toxin-antitoxin system RelE/ParE family toxin, protein MVPSGGGVRKLRWSVKGRGKRGGLRVIYYWKKSEDEIWMLTVYSKTEKESIPAHILKKIVQEIKNG, encoded by the coding sequence ATTGTCCCCTCAGGCGGCGGGGTAAGAAAGCTGCGCTGGTCGGTGAAAGGGAGAGGTAAGAGAGGCGGGCTTCGGGTAATCTATTATTGGAAAAAATCTGAAGACGAAATCTGGATGTTGACGGTGTATTCCAAGACTGAAAAAGAAAGCATCCCAGCGCATATTCTTAAAAAGATTGTACAGGAGATCAAAAATGGCTGA
- a CDS encoding helix-turn-helix domain-containing protein, whose translation MAERNIGLEILEGVREIKEYKKGNLSLKTSRLSDPSPPRTIREKLHLSQIAFANLMGVSVRTLQDWEQGRRNPKGPAKSLLRIAEQNPDAFLTVS comes from the coding sequence ATGGCTGAAAGAAATATAGGGCTGGAGATTCTGGAGGGCGTAAGAGAAATAAAAGAATACAAGAAAGGGAATCTTTCCTTGAAAACTTCTCGGCTGTCCGATCCTTCTCCTCCGCGAACAATCAGGGAAAAATTGCATCTTTCACAGATTGCTTTTGCGAATTTGATGGGGGTCAGTGTCAGGACTTTGCAGGACTGGGAACAGGGCAGGAGAAATCCTAAAGGGCCTGCCAAGTCTCTGCTCAGAATAGCTGAACAGAACCCCGATGCTTTTTTAACCGTGTCCTGA
- a CDS encoding NADH:flavin oxidoreductase: protein MDTANNLFTETIVNGLSLKNRFIRSATWEGLATPEGAVTPKLIDRMVSLAQGGVGLIIASHSYVSKEGQGTPWQIGIHEDSLVNGLSKMTSAVHENGGKILIQLAHAGQYAVTDLTKQAALAVSLPSPQPDFPCKEITQDDISSLIISYAQAAQRAKHAGFDGIQLHSAHGYLLSQFLSPAYNHRTDEYGGDIKNRTRIHREILQAIREDVGRDYPVFIKMNCADFIANGLEADDSLQAAKIFADAGADAIEVSGGIVRTGKLSPSRPGITNQEKEAYFREYAHKLKAAISVPLILVGGIKSFEVAAEIVSEGIADYISMSRALVREPDLILRWQNGDLRPAQCRSDNLCFTPGFEGKGVYCVSKELEEKKLSASQLKSEYS from the coding sequence ATGGATACCGCAAATAACCTGTTCACAGAAACCATCGTCAACGGCCTCTCCCTGAAAAACAGATTTATCAGATCAGCAACTTGGGAAGGGCTCGCCACCCCGGAGGGTGCGGTCACGCCAAAGCTTATCGACAGGATGGTATCGCTTGCACAAGGTGGTGTCGGTCTCATTATAGCAAGCCATTCCTATGTTTCTAAAGAAGGCCAAGGCACTCCCTGGCAGATCGGTATCCATGAAGACAGCCTTGTCAACGGACTCAGCAAGATGACCTCGGCAGTCCATGAAAATGGCGGCAAGATACTCATACAGCTTGCCCATGCCGGTCAATATGCTGTAACGGACCTCACCAAGCAAGCGGCATTAGCAGTATCTCTCCCTTCTCCCCAGCCTGACTTTCCCTGCAAAGAAATCACACAAGACGATATCTCATCCCTCATCATTTCGTATGCCCAGGCCGCCCAACGAGCCAAACACGCTGGCTTTGACGGTATTCAACTCCACTCTGCCCACGGTTACCTCCTGAGCCAGTTTTTATCCCCGGCCTATAACCATCGAACCGATGAATACGGTGGTGATATCAAGAATCGAACAAGAATACATCGCGAAATCTTGCAGGCAATCAGGGAGGATGTTGGCAGAGATTATCCTGTCTTCATAAAAATGAACTGCGCTGATTTCATAGCAAACGGGCTGGAAGCAGATGATTCCTTACAGGCAGCAAAAATTTTCGCTGATGCAGGAGCTGACGCCATTGAAGTCAGTGGCGGCATAGTCAGAACCGGTAAACTCTCGCCAAGCAGGCCCGGCATAACAAATCAGGAGAAAGAGGCGTATTTCAGAGAATATGCGCACAAATTGAAAGCAGCAATCAGCGTTCCCCTTATTCTCGTCGGTGGAATCAAATCCTTTGAGGTTGCCGCTGAAATTGTTTCGGAAGGAATTGCCGACTACATCTCCATGAGTAGAGCCTTGGTCAGGGAACCGGATCTGATCCTTCGCTGGCAGAACGGAGACCTCCGGCCTGCGCAATGTCGATCAGACAATCTCTGTTTCACCCCAGGCTTTGAGGGCAAGGGCGTCTACTGTGTTAGCAAGGAGCTGGAGGAGAAAAAACTCTCTGCATCCCAGCTCAAAAGCGAGTACAGTTAA